The Hippoglossus stenolepis isolate QCI-W04-F060 chromosome 12, HSTE1.2, whole genome shotgun sequence genome segment accagcttcagacattttttattcttcttttctttactgtttCAATTTctacattctccagagttcaaaGGTGTTGGCCAAGAAGGAGCTGGCTTATGTTCCAGTGATTGGTTGGATGTGGTACTTCATGGAGATCGTTTTCTGTAAGAGGAAATgggaggaggacagaaggaCGGTGGCGCAGAGTCTTCAGAAACTGTGGGATTACCCAGAAAAGTTCTGGGTAGGTTTCCCCCTGTggaaaatatcataaaaatgAAGATGGCGGAGAGTTgtagtgatgtcacagtgatatTTTTGTTGAATAACTCCACTGATGAACGCTCTCTCCCTGGGGCTATAGTTCTTGCTTTTCTGTGAAGGCACGCGCTTAACGCCAAAGAAGCACGAGGTCAGCATGCAGGTGGCTGAGAGCAAAGGTCTGGCCAAACTGAAGCATCATCTCCTGCCCAGGACCAAGGGATTCTGGGTAACCGTCCAAAACCTCAGGGGAACAGGTGAGTGTCCGTCGCAAGTATTTCAACATGGCCGTCAGTGCATACAagaaacagagagggggagTTGTACAGTTGACCTCCGCTGTGTGTCTCGCCTTGTAGCTGTGGCTCTTTACGATTCCACACTGAACTTCAGAAACAACGAGAAGCCGACCGTGCTCGGAATTCTCAGCGGGAAGAAATATCATGCAGATTTATATGTGAGGTGAGTGTTTAGTAGTGAGGGCTGCTATGTTTCATTTGgtaatctcttttttttttttatctcagacATCTGACTTTCTTTTCGCAGGAGAATCCCTCTGGAGCAGATCCCCGAAGGTGAGGCCGAGTGCGCCGCCTGGCTCCACAAGCTCTACCAGGAAAAGGTGAGACGCTAACAGacacttttctgttgttgtgaacgcatctgactcggagaatctcctgctacGTTCATATGTCAAATGGTTGAAAATGTCGGGAAACCAATTTCCAGATAATTCACCACTGAAACGTTCTAGAAATTGTAGCTTCTTTGGTATTGAGTGGTTTCTGCACTGATGTATCTGCAGGACAGCTTTCAGGAGCATTACACACAGACGGGACGTTTCCCCGGGCCAAAAACAAGCCCCCCATCCCGACCATGGTCCTTGATCAACTGGCTGATCTGGTCCTGCCTGCTCCTCTACCCTCTGGGCCTGCTGCTCGCTCGACTCATCAGCTCTGGATCAGTGTTTACCCTCTTGGCTGCTGGGGCTCTCTGCGCCGCAGGTTGGTTTCATTACATTCAAGCCAAACGTTTAGTCAGTGTGAAAATGGGTGTCACAGTTTAAACAGTTTCTTTTTGTTCAAACATCCCATAAAGCAGCAGATCTgagaaatcaaataaacagtaaGTCTGTATTTTTCTGGAAATTGTGGTTAATCAGTGTTGGGAGCATGTTCCCAAACAGCATCCCAGCATGTGCTGACTGACTGAAGTTAAACATTCATCCAAACAGTTTTACAAAGATGTTCTAAATTAACGAGAGGAGGATGGGTTCATGAGGAGCATGGTACAGTGTCACCAAATTGTTGACAGACTCAGGCCTCAAGTCTTAGATTCAGTCTTGTCCTTTAATTCTAATCCTGAAAAGTCTTCCTACTTTGAGGGTCAATTTACAAGATTCAAAAAGTGGAATTTACTGTGGAACTCAAAACCTGCCACCACTCATCCTTTACTTCTTCAGTTAATCTTCTTCATGATCTTTCCGTCGCAGCTTCACTGGGAGTTCGCTGGATGATCGGCCAGACTGAGGTCGACAAAGGCTCCAGTTACGGGAACAAGGAGGTTCTTCTGAACATCAACTGAGTCGACTCTGAGAATCTTAAGAACACCAGCCTGACGGGAGCTTGCTGGTCCAACAAGTACAAACTTGCTtcaaagcacaaaacaaacagggttGTCTTGTTTTTATGCTCTTGAGCCGAACTGGGATGATCATGATAGTGGACTGAGGTGAGCAGCTTCCTTTAGGTTCCTTATCATAAAAATATGAGCcaagaaaacaacattcactGTAAATCAGAAGgttcatatttaaatacagtcgAGGCAGAAATTCTCGCTAAAAAGACTAATTGAAAATTCAAACAAGTGAAAAATTTAACTCTTTGATTGACATTTTTATgcttgaataaaatatattttacttaaAAAAGATTAATACTGGTTCCTTGATGTTAAGTGTTTGTAACGAACTCTGCAAAAGCAGCAGAGGTCCAGAAGTTGTAGTGCGTCCTTTTGTCCTTGTCAGGACtagtagacctcatggggaccaaaccCGGTCCTAATTATGCAAAACgtaatttctgaggtcctggttcaGATTAGAGAGAAGATGTGAATTGTtgattcagtttcagttttggTTAGGACAGCCACAATGAATGGAATGCAGTGTCCTAACAAGGATGGCTTTGCTaactctgtgtgcgtgtgtgtacttgtacttttgaGCAGAGACCTTGTGGAGTGAGGACACTTTGGCAGgacctcactttttcaaagggctgttaaAGGgttaacacttggttttagggttagaaaatGGAGTGGAATAGGGAACTAATTATGCCAATCAGTGTCTTCAGTAAGATAgtacaggaatgtgtgtgtatgcgtttAGCAGCAGTAGTGAGGGAGAGCAGGCAACGTTTCTAATTGTAATGAACTTCACTCGAGCAACGAGAGCAGCTCCTCACCAGTTAACAGAtttccttgaaaaaaaaaacctgaaggCTTCAACTTGTCATCCACTAAAAAGCTGATGTTTGTACTTGCACATTAACAAGTGATGAATAACGTACTGTGCATTAGAAGGTGTTGAGATCAGGACTAAAGACGAGGAGAGTCACAGCCTGAGCTGCAGGTCACCTCCCTGTGGTTTTAATAAATGCATGTACAGGCACATAACCTAAATGCTCCACGTGGAGACACAGCTAATCTACCAGGCATCTCGTATTGACAGTAGACACAGAGGTAAAGCGAGCACGTACTTcagtccctctcctccctccctccttcctcataTCTCCAGTTAGCATCTCAGAGAGGACGTAGCAGAGCTCCAGATATCTGCTGCTCGTCTGTGACCTTTGCTCATTAAACCTGCAAAATGGTGGTGGTGTTCAAATGAGTGAGCTATTCATCTCGGCTGTTCACTGCGAAGATGTTGTTCCTCAACCAAAGTGACTCGGCTCATTCAGgcctgatgatgtcactttgttgttgatgtttctgaCATAGCAAATCACAAAGCTATGAGGAAGACATCATTTCATAtctttgttgatttatttcccTCTGTCACCATCATGCCATGTCCCGTTCCTCCAGCCCTCTCCCGGTACCGGGACATTTCAGTCACTGCCTGTCACAGGAAGAAACCTTTGTGTcgtttgtgttggtttgaagTCACCTAAGCCTCTAAGACAATTGCCTACAATGCAgtgaaattttatttttttatcttcctataacaaacattttttattaaacaagGTTTTATATTAAAAGATAATTAGCTAAATTGTCATGTGTCTTATTAAATCATGGTGCAATAAAAACAGATATTAAAAggaaacaatgtgtttttctcttattgcatttttatgtttttattctgcctCATCAATCCTccatattacatattattattattctgctcCACACGCAGGCTCAAAGCTTTAGGATCTTAACATCTCTTTGAAATGTATGTCCATAATAAGGTGGAGGTACGAatttattacatatattacagCTTACTATTACCTGACTGTACAGGTTTTCTGTGCAGTCATTTGGTGACAGcagaataatattttataagttttagtttttctactttgtctttttagtgaaactttaaataataaacGCCGGACTTTTAAAATTACGGCTGCCAGAGTCTCTTATCAGCTTTGGCTGCTAAACTTCTTCTAATCAAACTTTTAACCTTATTTGGAgaaaatcagaatcagaatcagaattatttttaattgccaagtatattttcacatacaggaCATTGACTTGGTGTGGTTTAACTAATGAGAAGATggtttaattaatgaattaaataaaaagtgaatattgaaaAATCCTATGATCCCATGTAGAAAATCCCAAATGAGAATTTACGAATATAAAGTTTGAGGGGTTCTGAGCTCTTGTGTCAGAGCAGGCAGAGAACTGCAAGTTACGGTCACACGTTAGGTCAATATTGGCCGAGCTGATTTATCTGTTCAACAGATCTGAGTGCGACGGTATGTCTCACCTCTAGGTGTGTAGGTGTTTACACAGGAAACTAGTGGTTTCGGTTTCCGCCTGTGGAAATTCCTTCCCTGACACTTCTATGGTATTATTGACTTGTCTCTGCATTGATCTATCTGCAGAATGACTGTTGACAACATTACAGGGAGTTTTCCCCGGCACCATAACCAGCCCCTGGACCTTGATCAACTGGCTGTTCTGGTCCTGCTTGCTCCTCCACCCTCTGGGCCTGCTACCCGCTCAAACTCATTAATTTAGCAATCAGGGAATCGCTGCCCCCATCATTATCACTGCTCTGCTCAAAGGCAAAACTGTAACAGTGAGCTGATGTAAAGTGTGTCAGTATGAATTCATGTAAATCAGCACCAAGTTTCTCACTTATTACTCAATATATTTTGGTCACCTTCAATAAGTCTTATTACAATGTTGTTAATGAGAGGATTATGGTAGAATACGCCTTACAGCATTTTATCTTTAGAAAAACAACCAGGGTGTCTAAAGTCCTTCTTTGAAAGGGCTTTTAAGTGATCCATAAATccttaaaaacatatattataatatttaaagcCACAAGTTAGAACTTCCAAATGCTATCTATAATATCACTGAGGATCAACTGTCCCATTTGGGATTTTCCCAGTGTTTTGAAAAAGATTTTTGTATTGCATAACTGACCCTCTGTGTTTGCGacttaaataatattttaaatgttctctttCTGGATATTGTCCTTCACAGCTTCACTTTTTCTTTATGCTGAAGTCTTCAGATCCTGAAACTGAACAGTGCCATGCAGCCTGTGTCCCTcacacaacaatgaaaatatttcaggatAAAGGTTTGCACTTTTTTACCTCATTCTGGTAATAATGTCATGTGTGAAGAAAAATATACACGTTTCacttataaaaacaaattggtttattaatattgtttgtACATAGCAAACACTTTAAGAGCAGCAGAGGACCAGAAGTTGTGTCGTCGTCTTATGTTTGGTTGTGTGGAAGTTGTGTGTTcagcagcagggagggagagcaggCCCCGTGTCTCCTCTTTGTCGGCTACGCTCCAGTCGCATGAACAGGTCTTCATCAGTGACCAGTGGACTTGAACATTGCTCCGACTTGACGTTTACTCCTCAGCGAAAGGCAAAGAAAAAATACacgtaataaaataaaatccttccTAGcgacaccccccccctctcgccAGAACGACGAGTGATAAATTAAATCGGACTATTTGGATGGTGCTCATTTCATCAAGGTAAACCGCGGCTCCTTCCGTTCGGTGAGGTTTACCgcatcctcctctgcctcaccgGGCGACTGACATGAGATTCCTCCCTCCTCTACTCAACTGACCCCTTGGGTAAACAGTTTAAAAGTGCCATAGATTTGCCCCctccaccccacacacacacatatttgtttaaaataaaaaaaaaaggtattcaTCAATGCCTTTTCAGAGGTCTCTTTACCAGTGAGAACAACAAACGTGGTAATAATTACTTTAACTTTACAATATTGTTTATACAAGAATTAAAGCCAATCCTATTCTTACAGTATGTACAGTCCCACCCCTGtcccccatccccccccccacagtccATGGGTGCATAAAGACACAACAACCCTATATTCCATAGGTCCAGTTGTCCTCtgaaatgattttatattaCTTCCTCAGTTTAGCTCCATGTGCCTTTAGCCGTTACTTGCGCTTCCCGAAAGTCCACAgttcctttttcttttgctgacaGCATGTACAGTAGTGCTTTAATGTGTAAACGTGAAGGCCACAGAGCAGGTCTCACTCTTCATCTGTACAAACCTGGAACAGACAAGAGGCAGCAGCTGTAATGTCACTCGTGTCGCGTGAAGTTTAAGTCATGGCGGCGTTGACAGCGGGTGTCGCAGAAGTCACTCACCTTGACAAACGGGTGGTCGAGCAGCATGCTGGCGGTCCAGCGGCGTTTGGGTTCGCTCTCCAGACAGTGGCCGAGATAGTCCTTCCCCTCTGTGCTCAGCTTCTCCGGGATGGGGGGTTTATGGCCCATGCCCACTTTGTACATGATCTGGAAGTTGTGCTCGTACTCGTGCCAGGGTCTCTGCAGGTCGAGATTAAAGTAAGAACATGAGTCACTTCCCGGTTGTTTCTGCGTGTGaattaaagtgaattaaaacaGAAATGCTTCAACTAGGGTCTCTATTTTCtaattataacaataaatcTAAAATAAGATGATAAATGACCACAAGAACATaatctgtcttctctctgacaGCAGAGCAACAACAGGTAAGCCTGAGTGAAACTCTTGTGTTTTAAAACCTCCTAAAGCACAGAAGTCTTTTCTATCACCCGTTACCTTTCCTGTCACCATCTCGATGAGGACGCAGCCCAAACTCCAGATGTCGGCTGCTCGCCCATGACCTTCACCCTTTGCTCGTGTGATGACTTCAGGAGCCATGTAAGCTgataagagagaaaaaagccAATAGTTAAAAACAGTGGAATTTAAGAAGCAGCAATGTTGATGCTGCATATGACAATCATTATAAGACATTTGTAGAATAATAATGACACGAACCATGAAGCATGACAAGCTCAATGTATTCACCAATTTGACAAAAAGAACAGTATGTGAGGATTCACGTTTTCAATacataatttgtttttaaacttagCATGTGAGACAGCATCCATTCatgaatgacaataaaaggATTCTATTCTAAATGGTtggaaataaaattattaaGCCACAGTGACCCCTGCTGGTAGGTTAtgacctacacacacatcactAGAGGAGAGCTGAGAATTCATATCTCTATGAGGCCAACTATATCAACATATCGCATGTATTGAGACCAGGTTCCACAttagatatatataaatatatatactgttcATATCACCTTTGCATAGATAGTACTATACatatgcctgattttattcGTAACGATAAATGCATTATTTCTTTAGAAATGTACTAAAATGTCAGTTAACGCCCAATCTtactaaaataaagaaagtgaaaaaaaatcctggatctatCTGTTTATCTGGATCTGCTTCAAAATCGAATGAATTGAATTTTTCCTTGGACCACGTCCCACCCATAGATTCATGGACGTCAGTTTCCCAGTAATCCTGCTAATggacagacaaaaaaagaaaggtaaTTTTACCTGCAGTTCCCAGGGTGCTGTTCACCTCCCCAGGCATCGTGTGAGTGTTGTTCCTCAACTTAACCGAGCAGCCAAAGTCACCCAGCTTAATGAGACCAGACGACGTCAGGAAGATGTTGGCTCCTGATATAAAAAGAACAGATTAAACCCATCACTAAATCACTTGGGAAATTAAGTCCATTGAGAATATTCTGCACCACTgattaggaaaaaaaagaaaaaatgtgacACTGACCCTTGATATCACGGTGGACGATGCCGTGTTCGTGCAGGACGTTGATGGCTGTAGTGATCTGTTTACTGTAGAGCCTGATGACGTGTTCCTGCAGCCCCAGTCTGGACACCTCCTCCAGGGTGCCCTCGTCACAGTACTCCATGAAGATGTACATCTCCTCCTGTGGGGGGAACATTAAAGATTTATACCAAACTGCCTCAGTGTGGACCATGTGAGGCCTGAACTGACATTAACACATGTCCCTTACCCGATGGAGCTCAACTCCAAAGTATCGCACAAGGTTTGGATGTTTAATGCCCTCAAATATTTTCAGCTCATCCGCAGTCTCCTTGATTGTTTTGTGATCATTGGGCTGGAACCGGATCtggttgaaaaataaatacacacatgtatatatttattattacatatatttactttattttgaaaaccacTGAGCTGATCTTGCTAGAGTACATACCTCCTTCATGGCCATTAG includes the following:
- the agpat4 gene encoding 1-acyl-sn-glycerol-3-phosphate acyltransferase delta isoform X1 — translated: MGLLQLLKSQFVCHLLIFYVFLASGLIVNLLQICTLPLWLVSKRLARRINIRLCYWVSSQPVAVLEWWSGTQCTLYTDPESYTLYGKENAIVVMNHSFEIDFLCGWTFCERFGVLGSSKVLAKKELAYVPVIGWMWYFMEIVFCKRKWEEDRRTVAQSLQKLWDYPEKFWFLLFCEGTRLTPKKHEVSMQVAESKGLAKLKHHLLPRTKGFWVTVQNLRGTAVALYDSTLNFRNNEKPTVLGILSGKKYHADLYVRRIPLEQIPEGEAECAAWLHKLYQEKDSFQEHYTQTGRFPGPKTSPPSRPWSLINWLIWSCLLLYPLGLLLARLISSGSVFTLLAAGALCAAAADLRNQINSKSVFFWKLWLISVGSMFPNSIPACAD
- the agpat4 gene encoding 1-acyl-sn-glycerol-3-phosphate acyltransferase delta isoform X2, with the translated sequence MGLLQLLKSQFVCHLLIFYVFLASGLIVNLLQICTLPLWLVSKRLARRINIRLCYWVSSQPVAVLEWWSGTQCTLYTDPESYTLYGKENAIVVMNHSFEIDFLCGWTFCERFGVLGSSKVLAKKELAYVPVIGWMWYFMEIVFCKRKWEEDRRTVAQSLQKLWDYPEKFWFLLFCEGTRLTPKKHEVSMQVAESKGLAKLKHHLLPRTKGFWVTVQNLRGTAVALYDSTLNFRNNEKPTVLGILSGKKYHADLYVRRIPLEQIPEGEAECAAWLHKLYQEKDSFQEHYTQTGRFPGPKTSPPSRPWSLINWLIWSCLLLYPLGLLLARLISSGSVFTLLAAGALCAAASLGVRWMIGQTEVDKGSSYGNKEVLLNIN